One segment of Solanum lycopersicum chromosome 1, SLM_r2.1 DNA contains the following:
- the LOC101253424 gene encoding uncharacterized protein, which translates to MASLSSHHFYPNKFISRVYTSKSSFSHFIVSCKEQQQDESNKQVGRREIILRSSEIALIGAIFNFSGKKPNYLGVQKNPLGLALCPATNNCVSTSENISDATHYAPPWNYNPEGKRGKVSREKAMEELLQVLKSTKPDKSSPRIMEKKDDYVRVEYESPILGLVDDVEFWFPPGKTSIVQYRAASRMGNYDFDANRKRIKALRLQLENKGWASEDTV; encoded by the exons ATGGCATCATTAAGTAGCCACCATTTTTACCCTAACAAGTTCATAAGTAGAGTATATACTAGTAAATCTTCTTTCTCCCATTTCATTGTTTCATGTAAGGAGCAGCAGCAGGATGAGAGCAACAAACAAGTGGGGCGCAG GGAAATAATACTAAGAAGCAGTGAAATTGCACTTATTGGAGCCATCTTCAACTTCAG TGGTAAAAAGCCAAATTACTTGGGAGTTCAAAAGAATCCACTTGGTTTAGCTCTTTGTCCAGCTACTAACAATTGTGTTTCTACTTCTGAGAACATCAGTGATGCTACTCACTATGCACCTCCTTG GAACTATAACCCTGAAGGGAAACGTGGTAAGGTCAGCAGAGAAAAGGCAATGGAGGAGCTACTTCAAGTG CTAAAATCAACAAAACCAGACAAATCCTCTCCAAGAATAATGGAGAAGAAAGATGATTATGTGCGTGTGGAATATGAAAGTCCTATCTTGGGG TTGGTAGATGATGTTGAGTTCTGGTTCCCTCCAGGCAAGACATCAATTGTACAGTATAGAGCAGCATCTCGCATGGGGAATTATGACTTTGATGCTAATAGAAAGAGAATCAAG GCACTGAGATTGCAATTAGAGAACAAGGGATGGGCATCAGAGGACACAGTCTGA
- the LOC101253722 gene encoding AT-hook motif nuclear-localized protein 1, producing MESREAIAPEAPSNYHMVSRTESTPIPPGTLAVIPPPVATAFPISSEKKKRGRPRKYGPDGAVARTISPTPISADFLSKKVSVARPESEKKARNKVGAENLGEWISCSTGGNFLPHMITVEAGEDVTMKIISFSQQGPRAICIISAVGLISNVTLRQPNSSGGTLTYEGRFEILSLSGSFTPTEFGGSRTTSRTGGMSISLASPDGRVVGGTLAGLLIAASPVQVVVGSFLPSNYQEVKPKKQKAELKAITYGTLSPAAPHSSNMEPRSSNAHTVNVPAAGTQNVISSSIQPNHWTAMPSVQDSRKSTTDINISLQGE from the exons ATGGAGTCAAGGGAAGCTATAGCTCCAGAAGCTCCATCAAACTATCATATGGTATCTAGAACAGAATCTACTCCTATACCACCTGGTACATTGGCGGTGATTCCCCCTCCGGTGGCTACCGCCTTTCCAATTAGCtcagagaagaagaaaaggggACGTCCTAGGAAGTATGGGCCTGATGGAGCAGTTGCAAGGACAATTTCACCTACGCCTATTTCAGCAGACTTCTTGTCGAAGAAAGTGAGTGTTGCCCGTCCTGAATCGGAGAAAAAGGCTCGAAACAAAGTGGGAGCTGAAAATTTAG GTGAATGGATTTCATGTTCCACAGGTGGCAACTTTTTGCCTCACATGATCACAGTTGAAGCTGGTGAG GATGTTACCATGAAGATAATCTCATTTTCTCAGCAAGGGCCTCGAGCTATTTGCATTATTTCTGCTGTTGGTTTGATATCAAATGTCACTCTACGCCAGCCAAATTCATCAGGGGGAACTCTAACTTATGAG GGTCGATTTGAAATCCTTTCTTTGTCTGGATCCTTTACTCCAACAGAGTTTGGGGGTTCTCGTACTACTAGCAGAACCGGAGGAATGAGCATTTCTTTGGCAAGTCCGGATGGACGTGTTGTCGGAGGAACACTTGCAGGACTGCTAATAGCTGCTAGTCCTGTCCAG GTTGTAGTGGGAAGTTTTCTACCAAGCAACTACCAAGAGGTCAAGCCCAAGAAACAGAAAGCAGAACTCAAAGCAATAACTTATGGAACGCTCTCTCCTGCTGCGCCCCATAGCTCTAATATGGAGCCTAGAAGTTCCAATGCACACACTGTAAATGTTCCCGCAGCTGGAACTCAAAATGTTATTTCTTCTTCCATTCAACCAAATCACTGGACGGCCATGCCATCTGTTCAAGATTCAAGAAAGTCTACTACAGATATTAACATATCATTGCAAGGAGAGTAA
- the LOC101255543 gene encoding 65-kDa microtubule-associated protein 3-like isoform X3 — translation METTCGSLLSEMQRIWDEMGEPDIERDKMLFELQQECLEAYRRKVNQASRCRAQLRQTVADSEAEIAKICAALGEQSSYARQISRSLKEELEAIKPKLEEMKRRKGERMNQFAAVVDQIQTFSKELCLHFQENAQMSVIDENDLSVRRLEEMQNYLLALQKEKSDRLKLLVDHLTTINSLCVVLGVDYKQTISEVDPTLEDSRVLKNISKDMIFKLSAMINRLEELKKQRLLRLQDLATTLIQLWSLMDTPLEEQQKFYDFTRHIAASENEINEPNVLSADSLQHAEAEVSRLQAMKSTKMKEVLLRKRLELEEICRKAHLVIETQNSVDFSVEAIESGTIDPSYLLEQIEVQIAKVKEETFSRREILEKLEKWLAACDEECWLEEYNRDENRYHGGKGTHRNLKRAEKARVLVNKIPAMVETLRLRTSAWQKERGHEFLYDGVAVLYMLEQYCVLKQERELERQRQRDQKKLQGQLMVEQEALFGSIPSPSKSAKKNFRPSMGGLTNKRLSLGGSMLQIPYAGKPAPSSRLSSSLKQQTPQSGRRDSILAPRKNQGNLYPPCTPRTELVQTRKAPLNPPRTKSAQIRKGPLNPPKNATTQTRKPLSPLSSLLSSNASTINIQNQTLKSGVVQEALYLNRTPVMTPTKITTAEGRLKETVSFNKTPIITPTKIASAVEGSITPKTLPIPMPATPSSVSTAMQTAMTPSSRHVSACADNIEYSFEERRTGYVPLPHANVITKCLI, via the exons ATGGAAACAACTTGTGGCTCTCTTCTCTCTGAGATGCAG AGAATATGGGATGAGATGGGAGAGCCTGATATCGAAAGGGATAAGATGCTTTTCGAGCTACAGCAAGAGTGTCTGGAGGCATATAGAAGAAAAGTGAATCAGGCAAGTCGTTGCCGGGCTCAACTGCGGCAAACTGTTGCCGACTCTGAAGCAGAAATTGCAAAGATATGTGCAGCACTAGGAGAACAATCATCATATGCTAGGCAG ATTTCCAGAAGTTTGAAGGAAGAACTTGAGGCCATTAAGCCTAAGTTAGAAGAGATGAAGAGGAGAAAAGGAGAGAGGATGAACCAGTTTGCGGCTGTTGTTGATCAGATACAGACTTTCTCGAAAGAGCTCTGTTTACACTTCCAAGAGAATGCTCAAATGAGTGTAATTGATGAGAATGATTTGTCTGTCAGAAGACTAGAAGAAATGCAGAATTATTTGCTTGCTTTGCAAAAAGAGAAG AGTGACCGCCTGAAGCTGCTGGTTGACCACTTGACAACTATCAATTCATTATGTGTGGTCCTTGGGGTTGATTACAAACAAACTATTTCTGAGGTTGATCCAACCCTAGAAGATTCTCGTGTCTTGAAAAACATAAGCAAAGATATGATCTTTAAGCTTTCTGCTATGATCAACAGATTGGAAGAGCTCAAGAAACAAAGATTGCTTAGG CTTCAAGATCTTGCAACTACCCTGATTCAGCTGTGGAGCTTGATGGATACACCACTAGAGGAGCAACAGAAATTTTATGATTTCACCAGGCACATAGCGGCTtcagaaaatgaaataaatgagcCTAATGTTTTGTCTGCCGACAGTCTTCAACAt GCAGAGGCAGAAGTGTCAAGATTGCAGGCAATGaaatcaacaaaaatgaaaGAGGTTCTTCTGAGAAAGAGGCTGGAGTTGGAGGAGATCTGTAGGAAAGCACATTTGGTTATTGAAACACAAAATTCAGTTGACTTTTCTGTTGAAGCTATAGAATCTG GCACAATTGATCCTTCATATCTGCTTGAGCAAATCGAGGTCCAGATTGCCAAGGTTAAAGAGGAAACCTTTAGTAGGAGAGAGATTCTTGAAAAGTTGGAGAAGTGGTTGGCTGCATGTGATGAGGAGTGTTGGTTGGAGGAATACAACAGG gaTGAAAATCGTTACCATGGTGGAAAAGGTACACATCGTAATTTGAAGCGAGCTGAGAAAGCTCGAGTTCTTGTCAACAAAATACCTG CTATGGTGGAGACATTGAGATTGAGAACTAGCGCTTGGCAGAAAGAAAGAGGACATGAATTCTTGTATGATGGT GTAGCCGTTCTTTATATGCTTGAGCAATATTGTGTTCTAAAGCAGGAGAGGGAGCTCGAGCGTCAGAGACAGAGG GACCAGAAGAAGCTTCAGGGACAGTTGATGGTGGAGCAAGAAGCACTTTTTGGTTCAATACCTAGTCCTTCAAAGAGTGCAAAGAAGAATTTTAGACCATCAATGGGAGGTTTGACCAATAAAAGACTATCGCTTGGAGGATCAATGCTTCAAATCCCATATGCTGGTAAACCTGCACCATCCTCTCGACTGTCAAGCTCGTTGAAACAGCAAACTCCCCAAAGTG GCAGAAGAGATAGCATCTTGGCACCAAGAAAGAACCAAGGAAACCTCTATCCCCCTTGTACACCTAGAACTGAATTAGTACAGACAAGAAAGGCCCCTTTAAATCCACCTAGAACTAAATCAGCACAGATAAGGAAGGGCCCGTTAAATCCACCTAAAAATGCAACAACACAGACAAGGAAGCCTCTTTCTCCCTTGTCGTCATTGTTATCATCAAATGCTAGTACCATCAATATTCAGAATCAGACCCTAAAGAGCGGGGTGGTCCAGGAAGCACTGTATTTGAACAGAACACCAGTTATGACTCCAACCAAGATTACTACTGCTGAAGGAAGACTCAAGGAAACAGTGTCTTTCAACAAGACTCCAATTATAACTCCAACAAAGATTGCCTCTGCTGTTGAAGGAAGTATTACCCCAAAAACATTGCCCATTCCAATGCCAGCAACTCCTTCATCAGTTTCCACTGCCATGCAGACTGCAATGACCCCATCCAGTCGCCATGTTTCTGCTTGTGCTGATAATATCGAGTACTCATTCGAGGAGAGAAGAACTGGTTACGTTCCATTGCCACATGCCAACGTCATTACCAAATGCTTGATTTAG
- the LOC101255543 gene encoding 65-kDa microtubule-associated protein 3-like isoform X1 yields the protein MNNSQSEKPLHMETTCGSLLSEMQRIWDEMGEPDIERDKMLFELQQECLEAYRRKVNQASRCRAQLRQTVADSEAEIAKICAALGEQSSYARQISRSLKEELEAIKPKLEEMKRRKGERMNQFAAVVDQIQTFSKELCLHFQENAQMSVIDENDLSVRRLEEMQNYLLALQKEKSDRLKLLVDHLTTINSLCVVLGVDYKQTISEVDPTLEDSRVLKNISKDMIFKLSAMINRLEELKKQRLLRLQDLATTLIQLWSLMDTPLEEQQKFYDFTRHIAASENEINEPNVLSADSLQHAEAEVSRLQAMKSTKMKEVLLRKRLELEEICRKAHLVIETQNSVDFSVEAIESGTIDPSYLLEQIEVQIAKVKEETFSRREILEKLEKWLAACDEECWLEEYNRDENRYHGGKGTHRNLKRAEKARVLVNKIPAMVETLRLRTSAWQKERGHEFLYDGVAVLYMLEQYCVLKQERELERQRQRDQKKLQGQLMVEQEALFGSIPSPSKSAKKNFRPSMGGLTNKRLSLGGSMLQIPYAGKPAPSSRLSSSLKQQTPQSGRRDSILAPRKNQGNLYPPCTPRTELVQTRKAPLNPPRTKSAQIRKGPLNPPKNATTQTRKPLSPLSSLLSSNASTINIQNQTLKSGVVQEALYLNRTPVMTPTKITTAEGRLKETVSFNKTPIITPTKIASAVEGSITPKTLPIPMPATPSSVSTAMQTAMTPSSRHVSACADNIEYSFEERRTGYVPLPHANVITKCLI from the exons ATGAATAACAGCCAAAGTGAGAAGCCTTTGCATATGGAAACAACTTGTGGCTCTCTTCTCTCTGAGATGCAG AGAATATGGGATGAGATGGGAGAGCCTGATATCGAAAGGGATAAGATGCTTTTCGAGCTACAGCAAGAGTGTCTGGAGGCATATAGAAGAAAAGTGAATCAGGCAAGTCGTTGCCGGGCTCAACTGCGGCAAACTGTTGCCGACTCTGAAGCAGAAATTGCAAAGATATGTGCAGCACTAGGAGAACAATCATCATATGCTAGGCAG ATTTCCAGAAGTTTGAAGGAAGAACTTGAGGCCATTAAGCCTAAGTTAGAAGAGATGAAGAGGAGAAAAGGAGAGAGGATGAACCAGTTTGCGGCTGTTGTTGATCAGATACAGACTTTCTCGAAAGAGCTCTGTTTACACTTCCAAGAGAATGCTCAAATGAGTGTAATTGATGAGAATGATTTGTCTGTCAGAAGACTAGAAGAAATGCAGAATTATTTGCTTGCTTTGCAAAAAGAGAAG AGTGACCGCCTGAAGCTGCTGGTTGACCACTTGACAACTATCAATTCATTATGTGTGGTCCTTGGGGTTGATTACAAACAAACTATTTCTGAGGTTGATCCAACCCTAGAAGATTCTCGTGTCTTGAAAAACATAAGCAAAGATATGATCTTTAAGCTTTCTGCTATGATCAACAGATTGGAAGAGCTCAAGAAACAAAGATTGCTTAGG CTTCAAGATCTTGCAACTACCCTGATTCAGCTGTGGAGCTTGATGGATACACCACTAGAGGAGCAACAGAAATTTTATGATTTCACCAGGCACATAGCGGCTtcagaaaatgaaataaatgagcCTAATGTTTTGTCTGCCGACAGTCTTCAACAt GCAGAGGCAGAAGTGTCAAGATTGCAGGCAATGaaatcaacaaaaatgaaaGAGGTTCTTCTGAGAAAGAGGCTGGAGTTGGAGGAGATCTGTAGGAAAGCACATTTGGTTATTGAAACACAAAATTCAGTTGACTTTTCTGTTGAAGCTATAGAATCTG GCACAATTGATCCTTCATATCTGCTTGAGCAAATCGAGGTCCAGATTGCCAAGGTTAAAGAGGAAACCTTTAGTAGGAGAGAGATTCTTGAAAAGTTGGAGAAGTGGTTGGCTGCATGTGATGAGGAGTGTTGGTTGGAGGAATACAACAGG gaTGAAAATCGTTACCATGGTGGAAAAGGTACACATCGTAATTTGAAGCGAGCTGAGAAAGCTCGAGTTCTTGTCAACAAAATACCTG CTATGGTGGAGACATTGAGATTGAGAACTAGCGCTTGGCAGAAAGAAAGAGGACATGAATTCTTGTATGATGGT GTAGCCGTTCTTTATATGCTTGAGCAATATTGTGTTCTAAAGCAGGAGAGGGAGCTCGAGCGTCAGAGACAGAGG GACCAGAAGAAGCTTCAGGGACAGTTGATGGTGGAGCAAGAAGCACTTTTTGGTTCAATACCTAGTCCTTCAAAGAGTGCAAAGAAGAATTTTAGACCATCAATGGGAGGTTTGACCAATAAAAGACTATCGCTTGGAGGATCAATGCTTCAAATCCCATATGCTGGTAAACCTGCACCATCCTCTCGACTGTCAAGCTCGTTGAAACAGCAAACTCCCCAAAGTG GCAGAAGAGATAGCATCTTGGCACCAAGAAAGAACCAAGGAAACCTCTATCCCCCTTGTACACCTAGAACTGAATTAGTACAGACAAGAAAGGCCCCTTTAAATCCACCTAGAACTAAATCAGCACAGATAAGGAAGGGCCCGTTAAATCCACCTAAAAATGCAACAACACAGACAAGGAAGCCTCTTTCTCCCTTGTCGTCATTGTTATCATCAAATGCTAGTACCATCAATATTCAGAATCAGACCCTAAAGAGCGGGGTGGTCCAGGAAGCACTGTATTTGAACAGAACACCAGTTATGACTCCAACCAAGATTACTACTGCTGAAGGAAGACTCAAGGAAACAGTGTCTTTCAACAAGACTCCAATTATAACTCCAACAAAGATTGCCTCTGCTGTTGAAGGAAGTATTACCCCAAAAACATTGCCCATTCCAATGCCAGCAACTCCTTCATCAGTTTCCACTGCCATGCAGACTGCAATGACCCCATCCAGTCGCCATGTTTCTGCTTGTGCTGATAATATCGAGTACTCATTCGAGGAGAGAAGAACTGGTTACGTTCCATTGCCACATGCCAACGTCATTACCAAATGCTTGATTTAG
- the LOC101255543 gene encoding 65-kDa microtubule-associated protein 3-like isoform X2 yields MNNSQSEKPLHMETTCGSLLSEMQRIWDEMGEPDIERDKMLFELQQECLEAYRRKVNQASRCRAQLRQTVADSEAEIAKICAALGEQSSYARQISRSLKEELEAIKPKLEEMKRRKGERMNQFAAVVDQIQTFSKELCLHFQENAQMSVIDENDLSVRRLEEMQNYLLALQKEKSDRLKLLVDHLTTINSLCVVLGVDYKQTISEVDPTLEDSRVLKNISKDMIFKLSAMINRLEELKKQRLLRLQDLATTLIQLWSLMDTPLEEQQKFYDFTRHIAASENEINEPNVLSADSLQHAEAEVSRLQAMKSTKMKEVLLRKRLELEEICRKAHLVIETQNSVDFSVEAIESGTIDPSYLLEQIEVQIAKVKEETFSRREILEKLEKWLAACDEECWLEEYNRDENRYHGGKGTHRNLKRAEKARVLVNKIPAMVETLRLRTSAWQKERGHEFLYDGVAVLYMLEQYCVLKQERELERQRQRKKLQGQLMVEQEALFGSIPSPSKSAKKNFRPSMGGLTNKRLSLGGSMLQIPYAGKPAPSSRLSSSLKQQTPQSGRRDSILAPRKNQGNLYPPCTPRTELVQTRKAPLNPPRTKSAQIRKGPLNPPKNATTQTRKPLSPLSSLLSSNASTINIQNQTLKSGVVQEALYLNRTPVMTPTKITTAEGRLKETVSFNKTPIITPTKIASAVEGSITPKTLPIPMPATPSSVSTAMQTAMTPSSRHVSACADNIEYSFEERRTGYVPLPHANVITKCLI; encoded by the exons ATGAATAACAGCCAAAGTGAGAAGCCTTTGCATATGGAAACAACTTGTGGCTCTCTTCTCTCTGAGATGCAG AGAATATGGGATGAGATGGGAGAGCCTGATATCGAAAGGGATAAGATGCTTTTCGAGCTACAGCAAGAGTGTCTGGAGGCATATAGAAGAAAAGTGAATCAGGCAAGTCGTTGCCGGGCTCAACTGCGGCAAACTGTTGCCGACTCTGAAGCAGAAATTGCAAAGATATGTGCAGCACTAGGAGAACAATCATCATATGCTAGGCAG ATTTCCAGAAGTTTGAAGGAAGAACTTGAGGCCATTAAGCCTAAGTTAGAAGAGATGAAGAGGAGAAAAGGAGAGAGGATGAACCAGTTTGCGGCTGTTGTTGATCAGATACAGACTTTCTCGAAAGAGCTCTGTTTACACTTCCAAGAGAATGCTCAAATGAGTGTAATTGATGAGAATGATTTGTCTGTCAGAAGACTAGAAGAAATGCAGAATTATTTGCTTGCTTTGCAAAAAGAGAAG AGTGACCGCCTGAAGCTGCTGGTTGACCACTTGACAACTATCAATTCATTATGTGTGGTCCTTGGGGTTGATTACAAACAAACTATTTCTGAGGTTGATCCAACCCTAGAAGATTCTCGTGTCTTGAAAAACATAAGCAAAGATATGATCTTTAAGCTTTCTGCTATGATCAACAGATTGGAAGAGCTCAAGAAACAAAGATTGCTTAGG CTTCAAGATCTTGCAACTACCCTGATTCAGCTGTGGAGCTTGATGGATACACCACTAGAGGAGCAACAGAAATTTTATGATTTCACCAGGCACATAGCGGCTtcagaaaatgaaataaatgagcCTAATGTTTTGTCTGCCGACAGTCTTCAACAt GCAGAGGCAGAAGTGTCAAGATTGCAGGCAATGaaatcaacaaaaatgaaaGAGGTTCTTCTGAGAAAGAGGCTGGAGTTGGAGGAGATCTGTAGGAAAGCACATTTGGTTATTGAAACACAAAATTCAGTTGACTTTTCTGTTGAAGCTATAGAATCTG GCACAATTGATCCTTCATATCTGCTTGAGCAAATCGAGGTCCAGATTGCCAAGGTTAAAGAGGAAACCTTTAGTAGGAGAGAGATTCTTGAAAAGTTGGAGAAGTGGTTGGCTGCATGTGATGAGGAGTGTTGGTTGGAGGAATACAACAGG gaTGAAAATCGTTACCATGGTGGAAAAGGTACACATCGTAATTTGAAGCGAGCTGAGAAAGCTCGAGTTCTTGTCAACAAAATACCTG CTATGGTGGAGACATTGAGATTGAGAACTAGCGCTTGGCAGAAAGAAAGAGGACATGAATTCTTGTATGATGGT GTAGCCGTTCTTTATATGCTTGAGCAATATTGTGTTCTAAAGCAGGAGAGGGAGCTCGAGCGTCAGAGACAGAGG AAGAAGCTTCAGGGACAGTTGATGGTGGAGCAAGAAGCACTTTTTGGTTCAATACCTAGTCCTTCAAAGAGTGCAAAGAAGAATTTTAGACCATCAATGGGAGGTTTGACCAATAAAAGACTATCGCTTGGAGGATCAATGCTTCAAATCCCATATGCTGGTAAACCTGCACCATCCTCTCGACTGTCAAGCTCGTTGAAACAGCAAACTCCCCAAAGTG GCAGAAGAGATAGCATCTTGGCACCAAGAAAGAACCAAGGAAACCTCTATCCCCCTTGTACACCTAGAACTGAATTAGTACAGACAAGAAAGGCCCCTTTAAATCCACCTAGAACTAAATCAGCACAGATAAGGAAGGGCCCGTTAAATCCACCTAAAAATGCAACAACACAGACAAGGAAGCCTCTTTCTCCCTTGTCGTCATTGTTATCATCAAATGCTAGTACCATCAATATTCAGAATCAGACCCTAAAGAGCGGGGTGGTCCAGGAAGCACTGTATTTGAACAGAACACCAGTTATGACTCCAACCAAGATTACTACTGCTGAAGGAAGACTCAAGGAAACAGTGTCTTTCAACAAGACTCCAATTATAACTCCAACAAAGATTGCCTCTGCTGTTGAAGGAAGTATTACCCCAAAAACATTGCCCATTCCAATGCCAGCAACTCCTTCATCAGTTTCCACTGCCATGCAGACTGCAATGACCCCATCCAGTCGCCATGTTTCTGCTTGTGCTGATAATATCGAGTACTCATTCGAGGAGAGAAGAACTGGTTACGTTCCATTGCCACATGCCAACGTCATTACCAAATGCTTGATTTAG
- the LOC101254032 gene encoding uncharacterized protein produces MNPSKVEEEDMFHHHLDPHHQILDQSQPTILQEEEEEPFFSDIGFFRDDDDDDTSHTSSDPDQHQHHHHHHHHHQQLIQSLPQLEQQNDIVSANPNPNPDLGLGKGEKNKAEKRHRHTVAVANISPEAHISSQFYTFNKESHALMIRCLLAGRAATPEEIRSVTPSSVLQSWRLVWKDRNEDTAYLTAWKRIQDKLIANIDPLNGNELLCFKNNSSQFVSHVDQWHDIVTSFHCDADLKHLGLKETVERIKQVWTVGAKFYGIPESYIRVCVEVCPVCSESAPRTKRRRFEYTESFEVPAKEVPVRLQQLATKYKVALCIRQKYVRYKPFIAEVKDYACHRAGEPASSKKSRILKREPYTSKRCGCGFRIRAIVPISNYNEKDKSFVYLEEGTAVFKLYAVHSGHEPGASDGNARIMHRVVGHKGGVLMDQETVYGMGDEVENEDFGFLGKDSGDLQHSVLQQMQEARNEIALLEGQIGKVPHELLCSVSRELFDFANKLRNVREYGSKSVGLLSDKPTSDDLLVGENDLADWGVHDHRIYEDGKDAELIEEDEDSFGRTLGEVASWDQIRSDCRNEKDLLGESCKSEKPLECSEFDQKGILDCGNSKLTKPLRHDESIDTDVGFVVENFYPENPKWFDSSCELDSGADCVDSGFKPGGLV; encoded by the coding sequence ATGAATCCtagcaaagttgaagaagaagatatgtTCCATCATCACTTGGACCCGCATCATCAAATCTTGGATCAATCTCAGCCGACAATTTTAcaggaggaggaagaagaaccCTTTTTTTCTGATATTGGATTCTTCCgggacgacgacgacgatgatacCAGCCATACTTCCTCCGATCCCGATCAACATCagcaccatcaccatcaccatcaccatcaccagcAGCTAATTCAGTCGCTACCCCAATTGGAGCAGCAGAACGACATCGTTTCTgcgaaccctaaccctaaccctgatttgggtttgggaaaGGGCGAAAAAAATAAGGCGGAGAAACGTCATCGGCATACTGTGGCTGTGGCGAATATAAGCCCAGAAGCTCACATTTCATCTCAATTCTACACTTTCAATAAGGAATCACATGCCCTGATGATACGCTGTCTTCTCGCGGGCCGTGCGGCGACGCCGGAGGAAATTCGATCTGTGACGCCGTCGTCGGTGCTTCAAAGCTGGCGTTTGGTGTGGAAGGACCGGAATGAGGACACGGCATACCTCACGGCGTGGAAGCGGATCCAGGACAAGCTTATCGCGAATATCGACCCTTTGAATGGTAATGAATTACTGTGTTTCAAGAATAATTCCAGTCAATTCGTTTCCCATGTTGATCAATGGCATGATATAGTCACAAGTTTTCACTGTGATGCGGATTTAAAACACTTGGGACTGAAAGAAACTGTAGAAAGAATTAAACAGGTGTGGACTGTAGGTGCTAAATTTTATGGAATACCTGAGAGTTATATTAGGGTTTGTGTTGAGGTTTGCCCCGTGTGCTCAGAGTCTGCGCCACGTACTAAGAGACGTAGGTTTGAGTATACTGAATCATTTGAAGTACCCGCAAAGGAAGTGCCTGTTAGATTACAACAATTGGCCACAAAGTATAAAGTGGCCTTGTGTATTAGGCAGAAATATGTTAGGTACAAACCATTTATAGCTGAGGTTAAAGATTACGCGTGTCATCGAGCTGGAGAGCCTGCATCCTCGAAGAAATCGAGGATTTTAAAAAGAGAGCCTTACACGTCAAAACGGTGTGGGTGTGGGTTTCGTATCAGGGCGATAGTTCCAATATCAAATTATAATGAGAAGGATAAGTCATTTGTCTATCTGGAGGAAGGGACAGCAGTCTTTAAGTTGTATGCAGTGCACTCGGGGCATGAACCTGGTGCTTCAGATGGGAATGCAAGAATAATGCATCGAGTAGTTGGGCATAAAGGAGGGGTTTTGATGGATCAGGAAACAGTGTATGGGATGGGCGACGAAGtagaaaatgaagattttgGGTTCCTTGGGAAGGATAGTGGAGATCTGCAACATTCAGTTTTGCAGCAAATGCAGGAAGCAAGGAATGAGATTGCACTGCTTGAGGGCCAGATTGGGAAAGTTCCTCATGAGTTATTGTGCTCGGTGTCTCGTGAATTGTTTGATTTTGCGAATAAGCTTAGGAATGTGAGAGAATATGGATCAAAGTCAGTTGGGTTGCTCTCAGATAAGCCGACCTCGGATGATCTATTGGTCGGGGAAAATGATTTGGCAGATTGGGGTGTTCACGATCATCGCATTTATGAGGATGGGAAGGATGCAGAGCTTATTGAGGAAGATGAAGACAGCTTTGGGAGAACACTTGGGGAGGTTGCATCTTGGGATCAGATAAGGTCAGATTGTAGGAATGAGAAGGATCTGCTGGGTGAGTCTTGTAAATCAGAGAAACCATTGGAGTGCAGCGAATTCGATCAGAAGGGCATTCTTGACTGTGGGAATTCTAAATTGACCAAGCCCTTAAGGCATGATGAGAGTATAGATACAGATGTTGGCTTCGTTGTTGAGAACTTCTACCCTGAGAACCCTAAATGGTTTGATTCATCCTGTGAACTGGACTCCGGCGCAGATTGTGTTGACAGCGGATTCAAGCCTGGGGGGCTTGTTTAG
- the LOC104645453 gene encoding uncharacterized protein, whose translation MGRVRYSVYFFVFFGISIQFSKPCGPISLSFIFIVSTDFLFLLSSSSSSSSPPARSSSNAGRPPKKAATAARSSSSAGRPPEEAAAPPPRRQAASSNRAAPSSSQQQPRRAVRHQHSTSQQPRRTAGFPNQVSFFFFLHVAA comes from the exons ATGGGGAGAG TTCGATATTCGgtttacttttttgtatttttcggTATTTCGATTCAGTTTTCG aaacccTGTGGCcctatttctctctctttcatcTTTATAGTTTCtactgattttctttttctcctttcctcttcttcctcttcctcttctcctCCAGCCAGAAGCAGCAGCAACGCTGGCCGTCCGCCAAAAAAAGCAGCAACGGCCGCGAGAAGCAGTAGCAGCGCCGGCCGTCCGCCAGAAGAAGCAGCAGCGCCGCCGCCGCGCCGTCAAGCAGCCAGCAGCAACCGCGCCGCGCCGTCAAGCAGCCAGCAGCAGCCGCGCCGCGCCGTCCGCCATCAACATTCAACCAGTCAGCAGCCGCGCAGGACCGCAG GATTTCCAAATCaagtttccttctttttttttctccatgttGCCGCATGA